From Actinopolymorpha cephalotaxi, one genomic window encodes:
- a CDS encoding Nif3-like dinuclear metal center hexameric protein, translated as MVTLAQVVEVLDGLYDPRWAADWDAVGLVCGDPDAEVRRILFAVDPVAEVAREALDWPADLIVTHHPLFLRGVHGVPATTPKGRLVHSLIRAGTALHVCHTNADAADPGVSDALAGALGLTDLRPLDPRPDTPWLGVGRVGVLPTPEPLAAFGRRVAGALPPTAHGVRVAGDPERTVATVAVCGGAGDSYLDTVRTLGVDAYVTADLRHHPASEAAEHPGAPALLDVAHWASEWLWLDDAADRLRGVLAERGTTVETRVSTLCTDPWASHADQGGTL; from the coding sequence GTGGTGACGCTCGCGCAGGTGGTGGAGGTCCTCGACGGGTTGTACGACCCCCGCTGGGCCGCCGACTGGGACGCTGTGGGGCTGGTCTGCGGTGATCCCGACGCGGAGGTACGCCGGATCCTGTTCGCCGTCGACCCGGTGGCCGAGGTGGCCCGGGAGGCGCTGGACTGGCCGGCCGACCTGATCGTCACCCACCACCCCCTCTTCCTGCGCGGCGTGCACGGCGTGCCGGCGACGACGCCGAAGGGCCGGCTGGTGCACTCGCTGATCCGCGCCGGCACCGCGCTGCACGTCTGCCACACCAACGCCGACGCCGCCGACCCCGGGGTGTCCGACGCCCTGGCCGGCGCGCTGGGCCTCACCGACCTGCGACCGCTCGACCCGCGCCCGGACACCCCGTGGCTCGGCGTCGGCCGGGTCGGCGTCCTGCCCACGCCCGAGCCGCTGGCGGCGTTCGGCCGCCGGGTGGCCGGCGCGCTGCCGCCCACCGCGCACGGCGTACGCGTCGCCGGTGACCCGGAGCGGACCGTGGCCACGGTCGCGGTCTGCGGTGGTGCGGGCGACTCCTACCTCGACACGGTGCGGACCCTCGGCGTGGACGCCTACGTCACCGCCGACCTGCGCCACCACCCGGCCTCGGAGGCCGCCGAGCATCCCGGCGCGCCTGCTCTGCTGGACGTCGCCCACTGGGCCAGCGAGTGGCTCTGGCTGGACGACGCCGCCGACCGGCTCCGCGGAGTGCTCGCCGAGCGGGGCACTACGGTGGAGACCCGCGTCTCGACGCTTTGCACGGACCCGTGGGCGAGCCACGCCGACCAGGGAGGGACCCTCTGA
- a CDS encoding Gfo/Idh/MocA family protein: MRFAVIGAGVIGRTHAQTIQSLQPRAELAVVADVVPERAQELASQHGVDAANSIEEVLGRSDVDVVTIATPSGLHADGAVAALDAGKHVIIEKPLDITLDAAKRVLEAEKRSDRTAMVVSQHRYDPASQVVHQAVRQGKFGRITSGNAIMSWWRSQSYYDSGDWRGTWELDGGGALMNQGIHTIDLMTWFLGEPVEVYAWADCLAHERIEVEDTAVATVRFASGALGVVHGTTAAYPGLTTKVHVHGDQGSAVIDATKLTYYHSAGDSDEDYAYGAGSSANQAEAALAAAGFAPAAEKKDEEPTVAGLTATSHTTQFVDFLDALDDKRPPLVTVAEGTKTLALIRGIYESARTKGPIRIEELTR; this comes from the coding sequence ATGCGATTCGCAGTGATCGGCGCCGGCGTGATCGGCCGCACCCACGCCCAGACCATCCAGTCGCTGCAGCCGAGGGCCGAGTTGGCCGTGGTGGCCGACGTCGTGCCCGAGCGTGCGCAGGAGCTGGCCAGCCAGCACGGTGTCGACGCGGCGAACTCCATCGAGGAGGTGCTGGGCCGTTCCGACGTGGACGTGGTGACGATCGCCACCCCGAGCGGCCTGCACGCCGACGGGGCGGTGGCGGCCCTGGACGCCGGCAAGCACGTCATCATCGAGAAGCCGCTGGACATCACCCTGGACGCCGCCAAGCGGGTCCTGGAGGCGGAGAAGCGGTCGGATCGGACCGCGATGGTGGTGAGCCAGCACAGGTACGACCCGGCCAGCCAGGTCGTGCACCAGGCCGTACGGCAGGGGAAGTTCGGCCGGATCACCTCCGGCAACGCGATCATGTCGTGGTGGCGCAGCCAGAGCTACTACGACTCCGGCGACTGGCGCGGCACCTGGGAGCTGGACGGCGGCGGCGCCCTGATGAACCAGGGCATCCACACCATCGACCTGATGACGTGGTTCCTCGGTGAGCCGGTCGAGGTGTACGCCTGGGCGGACTGCCTCGCGCACGAGCGGATCGAGGTCGAGGACACCGCGGTCGCCACCGTGCGGTTCGCCAGCGGCGCGCTCGGTGTCGTGCACGGCACGACGGCGGCCTACCCGGGCCTCACCACCAAGGTGCACGTGCACGGTGACCAGGGTTCGGCGGTCATCGACGCCACCAAGCTCACCTACTACCACTCCGCCGGTGACAGCGACGAGGACTACGCCTACGGCGCCGGCTCCTCGGCCAACCAGGCGGAGGCCGCGCTGGCCGCCGCCGGGTTCGCCCCCGCCGCGGAGAAGAAGGACGAGGAGCCCACGGTGGCGGGGCTGACGGCGACGTCGCACACCACCCAGTTCGTGGACTTCCTCGACGCGCTGGACGACAAGCGCCCGCCGCTGGTCACCGTCGCCGAGGGCACCAAGACGCTCGCCCTGATCCGCGGGATCTACGAGTCCGCGCGGACGAAGGGGCCGATCCGGATCGAGGAGCTGACCCGATGA
- a CDS encoding glucuronyl esterase domain-containing protein, which produces MTSTESDVGSGTDLPAGRLAVPEAELSVPGGLPDPLVCADGTPVRTPADWWERRRPELLAAFEEHVYGRTPNGAVEAGAQVLAEGPALDGRATRVETRLTFRRPAADVPDSEVPAADAADAVAVTVLTYLPAAASATSPAPVFLALNFRGNDVVENGSAKDSDPVQHPWPLAELVDRGYGVATACYQDIDPDVDDFGNGVHPLFYASGQTPGQTPGQTRPGEHEWGALGAWAWGLSRILDHLRADRRVDAGRVIVAGHSRLGKAAIWAAACDERFAMAVSNNSGCGGAALSRRRVGETVEAITSRFPHWFCPAFAGYAGREEALPVDQHQLLALVAPRPAYVASAEEDTWADPAGEFLGAKYASPVYELLGVEGLAATEPPSADRPVVPSRLGYHIRPGGHAMTDGDWARFADAADRHLGGFPEDTDRSGPAGG; this is translated from the coding sequence ATGACTTCCACCGAGAGTGATGTCGGCAGCGGTACGGACCTTCCGGCCGGTCGGCTGGCGGTGCCGGAGGCGGAGCTGTCCGTGCCCGGCGGCCTGCCCGACCCGCTGGTATGCGCGGACGGCACGCCTGTGCGTACGCCGGCGGACTGGTGGGAGCGCCGCCGGCCCGAGCTGCTCGCGGCGTTCGAGGAGCACGTCTACGGCCGTACGCCGAACGGCGCGGTCGAGGCCGGCGCGCAGGTGCTCGCCGAGGGGCCCGCGCTGGACGGCCGGGCCACTCGGGTGGAGACCCGGCTGACGTTCCGCCGCCCCGCCGCCGATGTACCGGATTCCGAAGTCCCCGCCGCGGATGCCGCGGATGCCGTGGCGGTGACCGTGCTGACGTACCTCCCGGCGGCCGCGTCGGCGACCTCGCCCGCTCCGGTGTTCCTGGCGCTGAACTTCCGCGGCAACGACGTGGTGGAGAACGGCTCGGCCAAGGATTCCGACCCGGTGCAGCACCCGTGGCCGCTGGCGGAACTGGTCGACCGCGGCTACGGCGTGGCCACCGCGTGCTACCAGGACATCGACCCCGACGTGGACGACTTCGGCAACGGCGTACACCCGCTCTTCTACGCCTCCGGGCAGACTCCTGGGCAGACTCCTGGGCAGACCAGGCCCGGCGAGCACGAGTGGGGTGCGCTCGGCGCCTGGGCCTGGGGGCTGTCCCGCATCCTCGACCACCTGCGCGCCGACCGGCGCGTCGACGCCGGCCGGGTGATCGTCGCCGGTCACTCCCGGCTCGGCAAGGCCGCGATCTGGGCCGCCGCGTGCGACGAACGGTTCGCGATGGCGGTCTCGAACAACTCCGGCTGCGGCGGTGCGGCGCTGTCGCGGCGACGGGTCGGGGAGACCGTCGAGGCGATCACCAGCAGGTTCCCGCACTGGTTCTGCCCCGCGTTCGCCGGCTACGCCGGGCGGGAGGAGGCGCTGCCGGTCGACCAGCACCAGCTCCTCGCCCTGGTCGCCCCGCGTCCGGCGTACGTCGCCAGCGCGGAGGAGGACACCTGGGCCGACCCGGCAGGCGAGTTCCTCGGCGCGAAGTACGCCTCCCCGGTCTACGAACTCCTCGGCGTGGAAGGGCTCGCCGCCACCGAGCCGCCGTCGGCGGACCGCCCCGTCGTACCCAGCCGGCTCGGCTACCACATCCGTCCCGGCGGCCACGCGATGACCGACGGCGACTGGGCGCGGTTCGCCGACGCGGCGGACCGGCACCTCGGAGGGTTCCCGGAGGACACGGACCGGTCCGGACCCGCCGGCGGCTGA
- a CDS encoding sugar phosphate isomerase/epimerase family protein, translating into MSAAGSFKFAVFTASLPEWTPEEAVGKLAEQGWDGVEWRIVDQQPPAGASSFWVGNRCTWPLSTFTEDVPRIREITEKAGLGIPSLGAYARCDEIEDVERLMRGAAELGVRQMRVPVGKPGPEGYNAAFAQRRKEYRRVAELAEQYGVKALIELHHQSLTSSASSAARFVEGFDPRHVGVIHDIGNMLQEGYEYDPWSLEILGEHLAHVHVKNAAPVAVPVEGADRTDWKWGWAPMRHGVANLPKLFAALREHGYSGWVSVEDFSTEVPLEERVRDNLAYLKEIAG; encoded by the coding sequence ATGAGCGCAGCCGGTTCGTTCAAGTTCGCCGTCTTCACCGCGAGCCTGCCCGAGTGGACTCCGGAGGAGGCGGTCGGCAAGCTCGCCGAGCAGGGCTGGGACGGGGTCGAGTGGCGGATCGTCGACCAGCAGCCGCCGGCGGGCGCCTCGAGCTTCTGGGTCGGCAACAGGTGCACCTGGCCGCTGTCGACGTTCACCGAGGACGTACCCCGGATCAGGGAGATCACCGAGAAGGCCGGCCTAGGCATCCCGTCGCTCGGCGCGTACGCCCGCTGTGACGAGATCGAGGACGTCGAACGCCTGATGCGCGGCGCGGCGGAGCTCGGAGTCAGGCAGATGCGGGTGCCGGTCGGCAAGCCCGGGCCGGAGGGCTACAACGCGGCGTTCGCCCAACGGCGCAAGGAGTATCGCCGGGTCGCCGAACTCGCCGAGCAGTACGGCGTGAAGGCGCTGATCGAGCTGCACCACCAGTCGCTGACGTCCAGCGCCTCGTCGGCGGCACGCTTCGTGGAGGGCTTCGACCCACGCCACGTCGGCGTCATCCACGACATCGGCAACATGCTCCAGGAGGGGTACGAGTACGACCCGTGGAGCCTGGAGATCCTCGGCGAGCACCTGGCGCACGTACACGTGAAGAACGCCGCGCCGGTGGCCGTCCCGGTCGAGGGCGCGGACCGTACGGACTGGAAGTGGGGCTGGGCGCCGATGCGGCACGGTGTCGCCAACCTGCCCAAACTCTTCGCGGCACTGCGCGAGCACGGCTACTCCGGCTGGGTGTCGGTGGAGGACTTCTCCACCGAGGTCCCGCTGGAGGAGCGGGTACGCGACAATCTGGCGTACCTGAAGGAGATCGCCGGCTGA
- a CDS encoding universal stress protein, giving the protein MTVLVWVTEDTWPACVAAAGEYAGPGEPVVLAHVTPAELHGAAEGAFGALLGRHHHDRDPATRIDALAGENARELLAAAAERIGPRDGPVRTVERQGRVEREIVDLAGQARLLVCARTGDTDRLGPASLGHATRFVVDHAPCAVLLVWPGAAPELDTLPPPPGHGHEHGPGHGPGPGPGPGHEHGRGHPHGPEGEP; this is encoded by the coding sequence ATGACCGTACTCGTCTGGGTGACCGAAGACACCTGGCCTGCCTGCGTGGCCGCTGCCGGTGAGTACGCCGGCCCGGGTGAGCCCGTCGTGCTCGCCCACGTCACCCCGGCCGAGCTCCACGGCGCGGCCGAGGGTGCGTTCGGTGCACTACTCGGCCGGCACCACCACGATCGCGACCCGGCCACCCGGATCGACGCCCTCGCCGGGGAGAACGCCCGCGAACTCCTCGCCGCCGCGGCGGAGCGGATCGGCCCGCGCGACGGTCCGGTGCGTACGGTCGAACGCCAGGGCCGGGTCGAGCGCGAGATCGTCGACCTGGCCGGACAGGCTCGGCTCCTCGTCTGTGCGCGTACCGGCGACACCGACCGGCTCGGGCCGGCCAGCCTCGGGCACGCGACGAGGTTCGTCGTCGACCACGCGCCCTGCGCGGTGCTGCTCGTGTGGCCGGGCGCCGCCCCCGAGTTGGACACGCTTCCGCCCCCGCCCGGGCATGGCCACGAACACGGCCCTGGTCACGGCCCCGGCCCCGGCCCCGGACCTGGCCACGAACACGGACGCGGGCACCCGCATGGCCCCGAGGGTGAACCCTGA
- a CDS encoding bifunctional RNase H/acid phosphatase, with product MSDRLFEHSSGGVSGVSGVSGGSAGSGRRLVVEADGGSRGNPGRAAYGAVVRDAESGDVVARAAERIGTATNNVAEYNGLIAGLKLVRELDPDAAVEIRMDSKLVIEQMAGRWKVKHADMRRLAEQARALVPANPTWTWVPRERNKTADALLNAVLDGGPPVWEVGASSAGAADPTADSSAPADDSAAVPESVAELDVAAIPESVAEQGSVAAEDSAPARGWGGDAGSATTLLLLRHGETEHSQAKRFSGSGGADVPLTERGRAQAVAAARSLADRLGVAAVVSSPLRRTRETADVVANALGLPVEVEPGLAETAFGEWDGHTFAEVGQRWPAELSAWLADTSVAPPGGESFEQVLTRVRAARDRLIRTYGDKTVVVVTHVTPIKLLACLALDVPIRAAYRMELPPAALTEVRWFADGAASLRSFGVPVSEPGMGEPLHD from the coding sequence GTGTCTGACCGGCTGTTCGAGCACTCGTCCGGCGGAGTTTCCGGAGTTTCCGGAGTTTCCGGTGGTTCGGCGGGTTCAGGCAGGCGGCTGGTCGTCGAGGCGGACGGCGGCTCGCGCGGCAACCCCGGCCGGGCGGCGTACGGCGCGGTGGTCCGCGACGCGGAGTCCGGCGACGTGGTCGCCCGGGCGGCTGAGCGGATCGGCACCGCGACCAACAACGTCGCGGAGTACAACGGCCTGATCGCCGGGCTGAAGCTGGTCCGCGAACTCGACCCGGACGCGGCCGTGGAGATCCGGATGGACAGCAAGCTGGTCATCGAGCAGATGGCCGGCCGCTGGAAGGTCAAGCACGCCGACATGCGCCGGCTCGCCGAGCAGGCCCGCGCGCTGGTGCCGGCGAACCCCACCTGGACGTGGGTGCCGCGCGAACGCAACAAGACCGCCGACGCCCTGCTGAATGCCGTACTCGACGGTGGACCGCCGGTCTGGGAGGTCGGCGCCTCGTCAGCGGGAGCGGCCGACCCGACGGCCGACAGCTCCGCGCCGGCAGACGACTCCGCGGCAGTACCGGAATCCGTGGCAGAACTGGACGTCGCGGCAATACCTGAATCCGTGGCAGAGCAGGGATCCGTGGCAGCGGAGGATTCCGCGCCGGCCCGCGGCTGGGGCGGCGATGCCGGCAGCGCCACCACGCTGTTGCTGTTGCGGCACGGCGAGACCGAACACTCCCAGGCCAAGCGCTTCAGCGGGTCCGGCGGAGCCGACGTTCCTCTCACCGAACGCGGCCGCGCCCAGGCCGTCGCGGCCGCACGGTCGTTGGCCGACCGGCTCGGTGTCGCCGCTGTGGTGAGCTCGCCGTTGCGGCGGACGCGCGAGACCGCCGACGTGGTCGCGAACGCACTCGGCCTGCCCGTCGAGGTGGAGCCCGGCCTGGCCGAGACCGCGTTCGGCGAGTGGGACGGTCACACCTTCGCCGAGGTCGGGCAGCGCTGGCCGGCCGAACTCTCAGCCTGGCTGGCGGACACCTCCGTGGCGCCGCCGGGTGGCGAGTCGTTCGAGCAGGTGCTCACCCGGGTGCGCGCGGCCCGGGACCGGCTGATCCGTACGTACGGCGACAAGACCGTCGTGGTGGTCACCCACGTGACGCCGATCAAGCTGCTCGCCTGCCTGGCACTCGACGTGCCGATCCGCGCGGCGTACCGGATGGAACTCCCGCCGGCCGCGCTCACGGAGGTGCGGTGGTTCGCCGACGGCGCCGCGTCGCTGCGGTCGTTCGGCGTGCCGGTGAGCGAGCCCGGAATGGGCGAACCGCTCCACGACTAG
- a CDS encoding sugar phosphate isomerase/epimerase family protein, giving the protein MWTLSGFADEIDPDPHVQFRTLNELGIRYVEFRSAWGTNVLDLDDDQVGELKRILAQYGIGLSAVGSPIGKVGIHDDFDEHLARFDRALWVAKELQAPYIRIFSFWMPDGEDPAKHRDEVLRRMSALADRVGDQDVILAHENERKIYGDVPSRCLDIVESVGSDKLRLVWDPANFVLCDVAPFTDGFADLRPYIDYLQIKDAVAAEGRVVPAGEGDGQIPETVRALKADGFDSYFSMEPHLAYMGESGGFSGPELFGTATRAFTGILDAEGIAYH; this is encoded by the coding sequence ATGTGGACCCTCTCCGGATTCGCCGACGAGATCGACCCCGACCCGCACGTGCAGTTCCGCACGCTGAACGAGCTCGGCATCCGGTATGTCGAGTTCCGCAGCGCCTGGGGCACCAACGTCCTCGACCTCGACGACGACCAGGTCGGTGAGCTGAAGCGGATCCTCGCGCAGTACGGCATCGGGCTGTCCGCGGTCGGTTCGCCGATCGGCAAGGTCGGCATCCACGACGACTTCGACGAGCACCTCGCGCGGTTCGACCGGGCGCTGTGGGTGGCGAAGGAGCTGCAGGCGCCGTACATCCGAATCTTCTCGTTCTGGATGCCCGACGGCGAGGACCCCGCCAAGCACCGCGACGAGGTGCTGCGGCGGATGTCGGCGCTGGCGGACCGGGTGGGCGACCAGGACGTCATCCTCGCCCACGAGAACGAACGCAAGATCTACGGCGACGTCCCGTCCCGCTGCCTGGACATCGTGGAGTCGGTCGGCTCGGACAAGCTGCGCCTGGTCTGGGACCCGGCCAACTTCGTCCTGTGCGACGTGGCGCCGTTCACCGACGGCTTCGCCGACCTGCGGCCCTACATCGACTACCTGCAGATCAAGGACGCGGTGGCGGCCGAGGGCCGGGTGGTCCCCGCCGGCGAGGGCGACGGGCAGATCCCGGAGACGGTCCGCGCGCTGAAGGCGGACGGATTCGACAGTTACTTCTCGATGGAGCCGCACCTCGCCTACATGGGTGAGTCCGGTGGGTTCTCCGGCCCCGAGCTGTTCGGCACGGCGACCCGGGCGTTCACCGGGATCCTCGACGCCGAGGGCATCGCGTACCACTAG
- a CDS encoding LacI family DNA-binding transcriptional regulator, which produces MSDRTPTIHDVAARCGVNASTVSRAFTRPERVSPTTRDRILATAAEMGYRPNAIARALPSGRTRTLGLLVPDITNPFFLDLIRGAERAATAAGYTLVLADTEETSQQETTVVERLTGAVDGFVLASSRASDERLREIHAKTRVVVVNRRVRPLPGVLIDSAHGTRQAAEHLASLGHRRIAYLAGPRASWSDARRWRTLQAVARHRDLEVVRIGPLAPTVDAGMAAADSAVLDDVTAVVTFNDLLAIGVLRRLRDRGIDVPGQISVVGCDDIFGADFCHPSLTTLAAPIESAGRSAVDLLLGLLASDRPRPGDAQGAEGGEGAEGAGAGEDVVLPTRLTIRESTGPAPGRARGRSPRQRAATDRRTARAVGATG; this is translated from the coding sequence GTGAGTGACCGGACGCCGACGATCCACGACGTGGCCGCCCGCTGCGGGGTGAACGCCTCCACGGTGTCGCGGGCCTTCACCCGGCCCGAGCGGGTCAGCCCGACCACCCGGGACCGGATCCTCGCGACCGCCGCGGAGATGGGCTACCGGCCCAACGCCATCGCCCGGGCGCTGCCGTCGGGGCGCACCCGCACCCTCGGGCTGCTGGTCCCCGACATCACCAACCCGTTCTTCCTCGACCTGATCCGCGGCGCCGAACGCGCCGCGACGGCGGCCGGCTACACGCTGGTGCTGGCCGACACCGAGGAGACCAGCCAGCAGGAGACGACCGTGGTCGAGCGCCTCACCGGCGCCGTGGACGGGTTCGTGCTGGCCTCCTCCCGGGCTTCGGACGAGCGGCTGCGGGAGATCCACGCGAAGACCCGGGTCGTGGTGGTCAACCGCCGGGTCCGGCCGCTGCCGGGCGTCCTGATCGACAGCGCCCACGGCACCCGGCAGGCCGCCGAGCACCTTGCCTCGCTCGGCCACCGGCGGATCGCCTACCTCGCCGGCCCGCGCGCCTCCTGGTCCGACGCCCGCCGGTGGCGAACGCTGCAGGCGGTGGCCCGTCACCGCGACCTCGAGGTGGTCCGGATCGGCCCGCTCGCCCCCACGGTCGACGCCGGGATGGCCGCCGCGGACTCCGCGGTGCTGGACGACGTGACGGCCGTGGTGACGTTCAACGACCTGCTCGCCATCGGGGTGCTCCGCCGGCTGCGCGACAGGGGCATCGACGTACCCGGGCAGATCAGCGTGGTCGGCTGCGACGACATCTTCGGCGCCGACTTCTGCCACCCGTCCCTGACGACGCTGGCCGCGCCGATCGAGTCCGCCGGCCGGTCCGCGGTCGACCTCCTGCTGGGCCTGCTCGCGTCCGACCGGCCGCGCCCGGGTGACGCCCAGGGCGCGGAGGGCGGAGAGGGCGCCGAGGGCGCCGGGGCCGGCGAGGACGTCGTACTCCCCACCAGGCTGACGATCCGGGAGAGCACCGGCCCGGCACCGGGTCGCGCACGCGGCCGGTCCCCGCGCCAGCGGGCGGCCACCGACCGGCGTACCGCCAGGGCGGTGGGCGCCACCGGCTGA
- a CDS encoding zinc ribbon domain-containing protein has product MRLLDVQALDLRLDQLAHRRRTVPEVAEGERLRAERAKLTSELATAQAQVSDLTREQRKAESDVEQVRNRRARDEQRLQSGQVGSARDLESLQHEIESLQRRQSDLEDVELDVMERLEAATAHEQQLTARETELGTKLAEVDEARDRAYASIDAEAEQVRRERTDTAAGVSDDLLKLYEKRRTQHGGVGAAALRQRRCEGCRMELDARYLGQIAAKPDDAVLSCEECGRILIRTLESGV; this is encoded by the coding sequence ATGCGGCTGCTCGACGTCCAGGCGCTGGACCTGCGGCTCGACCAGCTTGCCCACCGCCGCCGGACGGTTCCCGAGGTCGCCGAGGGCGAACGCCTGCGGGCCGAGCGTGCCAAGCTCACCTCCGAGCTGGCGACCGCCCAGGCGCAGGTGAGCGACCTCACCCGCGAGCAGCGCAAGGCCGAGTCCGACGTGGAGCAGGTCCGCAACCGGCGGGCACGCGACGAGCAGCGGCTGCAGTCCGGCCAGGTCGGCTCGGCCCGCGACCTGGAGAGCCTCCAGCACGAGATCGAGTCGCTGCAGCGGCGCCAGTCCGACCTCGAGGACGTCGAGCTCGACGTGATGGAACGCCTCGAGGCCGCCACCGCCCACGAGCAGCAGCTGACCGCCCGGGAGACCGAGCTGGGGACGAAGCTGGCCGAGGTCGACGAGGCCCGCGACCGCGCGTACGCCTCGATCGACGCCGAGGCCGAGCAGGTGCGCCGCGAGCGCACCGACACCGCGGCCGGGGTGTCCGACGATCTGCTGAAGCTGTACGAGAAGCGCCGTACGCAGCACGGCGGTGTCGGCGCCGCGGCGTTGCGGCAGCGCCGGTGCGAGGGCTGCCGGATGGAGCTGGACGCGCGCTACCTCGGCCAGATCGCGGCGAAGCCCGACGACGCCGTACTGAGTTGCGAGGAGTGCGGCCGGATCCTGATCCGCACGCTGGAGTCCGGTGTCTGA
- a CDS encoding lactate racemase domain-containing protein, translated as MSADLIGGPGGTDAPGGTDAPSSTVPAEQAAAFVAERLADVPLEGRNLCVVVPDSTRSCPLPLLLGAVHRAVHGRVAHLTVLVALGTHPAMPEEALAAHLGYRPGELEATYPGTTVVNHEWWIPEALVSLGDIPAAEVAEVTEGRFEEPVTVRINRHVVDSDVVLVLGPVFPHEVVGFSGGNKYFFPGVAGREIIDLSHWLGALISNVEIIGMPGVTPVRALIDRAAVRIPAERLCLAVVVASGTKDLHALAFGTPEEAWAAAAEVSAQTHVRYLDRPVRRVLSLVSPRYDELWTASKGMYKVEPVVADGGQVVLYAPHVHEVSRTHGTLIEKVGYHCRDYFTGQWDRFADVPRSVLAHSTHVRGAGRYDAEHGERCRITVTLATGLDEQRSRALNLDYLDPAAVDAEEWARDPETLVVPNAGEVLFRLRS; from the coding sequence GTGAGCGCTGACCTCATCGGCGGACCGGGCGGCACAGACGCGCCGGGAGGGACGGACGCGCCGAGCAGCACCGTCCCGGCCGAGCAGGCCGCGGCGTTCGTCGCCGAGCGCCTTGCCGACGTTCCGCTGGAGGGGCGCAACCTGTGCGTGGTCGTGCCCGACTCCACCCGTAGTTGCCCGCTGCCGCTGCTGCTCGGCGCCGTACACCGGGCCGTGCACGGCCGGGTCGCCCACCTGACCGTGCTGGTCGCGCTGGGCACGCACCCGGCGATGCCGGAGGAGGCGCTGGCCGCCCACCTCGGCTACCGGCCCGGTGAGCTGGAGGCCACCTATCCGGGCACGACCGTCGTCAACCACGAGTGGTGGATCCCGGAGGCGCTGGTCTCCCTCGGTGACATCCCGGCGGCCGAGGTGGCGGAGGTGACCGAGGGCCGGTTCGAGGAGCCGGTGACAGTACGCATCAACCGGCACGTCGTCGACTCCGACGTGGTGCTCGTCCTCGGGCCGGTGTTCCCGCACGAGGTGGTCGGCTTCTCCGGCGGCAACAAGTACTTCTTCCCCGGCGTGGCCGGCCGGGAGATCATCGACCTGTCGCACTGGCTAGGCGCGCTGATCAGCAACGTCGAGATCATCGGTATGCCGGGCGTGACGCCGGTGCGCGCGCTGATCGACCGGGCCGCCGTCCGGATCCCGGCGGAGCGGCTGTGCCTCGCGGTGGTGGTCGCGTCCGGTACGAAGGACCTGCACGCGCTGGCGTTCGGCACGCCGGAGGAGGCGTGGGCGGCCGCGGCGGAGGTGTCCGCGCAGACGCACGTGCGCTACCTCGACCGGCCGGTGCGCCGGGTGCTGTCCCTGGTGTCGCCGCGCTACGACGAGCTGTGGACCGCGTCCAAGGGCATGTACAAGGTCGAGCCGGTGGTCGCCGACGGCGGACAGGTGGTGCTGTACGCGCCGCACGTGCACGAGGTCAGCCGTACCCACGGCACGCTGATCGAGAAGGTCGGCTACCACTGCCGCGACTACTTCACCGGCCAGTGGGACCGGTTCGCCGACGTGCCGCGCTCGGTGCTCGCGCACTCCACCCACGTCCGCGGGGCGGGACGGTACGACGCCGAGCACGGCGAGCGGTGCCGGATCACGGTGACGCTCGCCACCGGCCTGGACGAGCAGCGTTCCCGGGCGCTGAACCTCGACTATCTCGACCCGGCCGCGGTGGACGCGGAGGAGTGGGCCCGCGACCCGGAGACGCTGGTGGTCCCGAACGCGGGCGAGGTGTTGTTCCGGTTGCGATCGTGA